A stretch of Triticum aestivum cultivar Chinese Spring chromosome 1D, IWGSC CS RefSeq v2.1, whole genome shotgun sequence DNA encodes these proteins:
- the LOC123180659 gene encoding glycosyltransferase BC10 — protein MRPRRHSYGRGGRSAAAAVPLVLCLCVTGVFLLLLHGSSPPLDAEGGKEQAAAAGGGGRNEEPMVLAEVEEAPLPPGNARVAFLFIARNRLPLDLVWDAFFRGDNEGRFSIFVHSRPGFVLTRATTRSRFFYNRQVNNSVQVDWGEASMIEAERILLSHALKDPFNERFVFVSDSCVPLYNFNYTYDYIMSASTSFVDSFADTKQGRYNPRMDPIIPVENWRKGSQWAVLIKKHAEVVVYDDVVLPEFKKHCRRRPLPEFWRDWDKPIPAEAWKAHNCIPDEHYVQTLLAQNGLEEELTRRSVTHSAWDLSSSKDRERRGWHPVTYKVSDATPALIKSIKDIDNIYYETEYRKEWCTSNERPAPCFLFARKFTRGAGLKLLNSSFIAAR, from the exons GCTCCTCCCCGCCGCTGGACGCGGAGGGAGGGAAGGAGCAGGCGGCCGCGGCGGGAGGAGGGGGGAGGAACGAGGAGCCGATGGTCCTGGCCGAGGTGGAGGAGGCGCCGCTGCCGCCGGGGAACGCCAGGGTCGCCTTCCTCTTCATCGCCCGCAACCGCCTCCCGCTCGACCTCGTCTGGGACGCATTCTTCCGT GGTGACAATGAAGGGAGGTTCTCCATCTTCGTGCACTCGCGGCCGGGCTTCGTGCTCACCCGCGCCACCACCCGCTCCCGCTTCTTCTACAACCGGCAGGTCAACAACAGCGTCCAG GTGGATTGGGGTGAGGCGAGCATGATCGAGGCCGAGCGAATCCTTCTCAGCCATGCACTCAAGGACCCCTTCAATGAGCGCTTCGTTTTTGTGTCCGACAG CTGTGTACCATTGTACAATTTCAACTACACTTATGACTACATAATGTCTGCATCAACCAGCTTTGTGGACAG TTTCGCCGATACAAAACAGGGCAGGTACAATCCACGAATGGACCCAATCATCCCGGTGGAGAATTGGAGAAAAGGCTCACAG TGGGCTGTGCTGATTAAAAAGCATGCTGAAGTTGTGGTTTATGACGATGTGGTGTTGCCAGAATTCAAGAAGCATTGCAGG AGAAGGCCCTTACCAGAGTTCTGGCGGGACTGGGATAAACCTATT CCTGCTGAGGCATGGAAGGCACATAACTGCATACCAGATGAGCACTATGTTCAAACATTGCTTGCA CAAAATGGGCTTGAAGAAGAGCTTACGCGGAGATCAGTTACACATAGCGCATGGGATCTATCATCTTCTAAAGATCGTGAAAGGCGTGGATGGCATCCTGTAACATACAAAGTCTCTGATGCTACACCCGCACTTATAAAATCCATTAAG GATATTGATAATATATATTATGAGACCGAATATAGAAAAGAGTGGTGCACAAGTAATGAGAGACCAGCACCTTGCTTCCTCTTTGCAAGGAAGTTTACACGCGGAGCCGGTCTGAAGCTTCTTAACTCA TCATTTATAGCAGCAAGATGA